One genomic region from Anabaena sp. PCC 7108 encodes:
- a CDS encoding NYN domain-containing protein, producing MPNNERSLTTYNSALLTQIVSHVCQAIIAIQQQQPELLLEKYRKVQWQSNSNQSALSAKFTELLSQTQGWEELLHKLQLYLKAIVVTEAFDSPILLELIARIQQLNPVKSALNGSLNSIFAPSLQPVGIAVLLLDAENLQINSSTEKFFSTICNCPIQVKIAFANWSSRGKLDVELHERGYDLIHVPAGRDNADGKMIAFGSSIHERYPNAKEVLVCSSDKVMTNLCNNLQQHGLIVYQVSQHGENINLFNSSTGETQTYCVKPLPEIPSLIQILKDLINDEKKATGNHWIKVSKVFQLLNTKHKINMGQVIATHLPGKKPKDIFTRYPADFVVHKVDDSSDFYVTVFDKSLIEVVNDEVENNHQSINSLDDLEKSLHLILEKLIKESVSGFVDVSILGSKFNQEYGKAITKQLKDLQISGSYIQFLQSCSSFQIRQKGVKWEVSQSQTNNSQSSFLARINSQADLEEVLKNILGELTKKYSQKYIDISILGTKFNQEYGKTITEQIKELKIKTTYMQFLQSCSSLQLKQTDRKWEVAIS from the coding sequence ATGCCAAATAATGAGCGATCGCTGACTACCTATAATTCTGCACTGTTAACCCAAATAGTCTCTCATGTCTGCCAAGCAATCATTGCTATTCAACAACAGCAGCCAGAATTATTACTGGAAAAGTATAGAAAAGTTCAGTGGCAAAGTAATTCTAATCAATCTGCTTTGAGCGCAAAGTTTACAGAATTACTCAGCCAAACTCAAGGCTGGGAAGAGTTATTACACAAGCTGCAATTATACCTCAAAGCTATTGTTGTCACTGAAGCTTTTGATTCACCAATCTTATTAGAACTAATTGCTAGGATTCAGCAACTAAATCCTGTAAAATCTGCCTTAAATGGCTCATTAAATTCCATATTTGCCCCATCTTTACAGCCGGTAGGAATAGCAGTTTTACTTTTAGATGCCGAAAATTTACAAATTAATAGCAGTACAGAAAAGTTTTTCTCAACTATTTGTAATTGTCCAATTCAAGTAAAAATTGCCTTTGCTAATTGGAGTAGTCGCGGCAAGCTGGATGTAGAATTGCATGAACGCGGTTATGATTTGATTCATGTTCCTGCTGGTAGAGACAATGCCGATGGGAAAATGATTGCTTTTGGCTCTTCAATTCATGAACGTTACCCCAATGCAAAAGAAGTTTTGGTTTGCTCATCAGATAAAGTGATGACTAATTTATGCAACAATTTACAGCAACATGGATTAATAGTCTATCAAGTTAGTCAGCATGGAGAAAACATTAATTTATTCAATAGCTCTACAGGAGAAACTCAAACCTATTGTGTGAAACCTTTACCAGAAATACCTTCATTAATTCAAATACTCAAAGACTTAATTAACGATGAGAAAAAAGCTACAGGTAATCACTGGATAAAGGTTTCTAAGGTATTTCAGTTACTGAATACAAAACATAAAATCAATATGGGTCAGGTGATTGCCACTCATCTTCCTGGTAAAAAGCCCAAAGATATCTTCACTCGTTATCCGGCTGATTTTGTGGTTCATAAAGTTGATGATTCATCTGATTTTTATGTAACAGTTTTTGATAAAAGTCTCATTGAAGTTGTTAATGATGAAGTTGAGAATAATCACCAAAGTATTAACTCCCTAGATGATTTAGAAAAATCCCTGCATCTAATTCTAGAAAAATTAATTAAAGAATCTGTTAGTGGTTTTGTTGATGTTAGTATTTTAGGAAGCAAATTTAATCAAGAGTATGGTAAAGCGATTACTAAACAATTAAAAGATTTACAGATTAGTGGTAGTTATATACAATTTTTACAGTCTTGTAGTTCTTTCCAAATCAGGCAGAAAGGAGTAAAATGGGAAGTAAGTCAATCTCAAACAAATAATAGTCAGTCTAGTTTTTTAGCTAGGATAAATTCTCAAGCAGATTTAGAGGAAGTACTCAAAAATATTCTGGGAGAATTAACCAAAAAATATTCTCAAAAATACATTGACATTAGCATTTTAGGAACTAAATTTAATCAAGAATATGGTAAAACCATTACCGAGCAAATCAAAGAATTAAAAATCAAGACTACTTATATGCAGTTTTTGCAGTCTTGCAGTTCTTTACAGCTAAAGCAAACAGACAGAAAATGGGAAGTGGCTATATCCTAA
- a CDS encoding SDR family oxidoreductase: MQDKVVVIVGATGGIGSALTRKLAPTGAKLVLAARDAVNLATLAEELSGEVLTVPTDITQPQQVEALIQATVAQFGQIDVLVNAAGAGILKPYNSIEPADLDRMLDLNLKGNFYTTQAAAEEMQKRKSGHICNVVGILGKHSMSMAAAYSASKFGVVGFSKCMAEELKRFGVKFTLFYFGGVDSSFWDNVSLKVDRKKMLSCETAANAIFYALSAEPQAIPMEINIQPDSHLFF; this comes from the coding sequence ATGCAGGATAAAGTCGTTGTCATTGTCGGTGCTACGGGCGGTATTGGTTCAGCCTTAACTCGTAAACTTGCGCCCACAGGAGCTAAGTTGGTACTAGCAGCTAGAGATGCCGTGAATTTAGCAACATTGGCCGAGGAGTTATCAGGAGAAGTCTTGACAGTTCCGACAGACATTACTCAACCCCAACAGGTAGAGGCATTAATACAAGCAACTGTTGCCCAGTTTGGTCAAATCGATGTTTTAGTAAATGCTGCGGGTGCAGGTATTCTCAAACCATACAACAGTATAGAGCCAGCCGATTTAGATAGGATGCTGGATCTCAATTTAAAAGGCAACTTCTACACCACTCAGGCTGCTGCTGAAGAGATGCAAAAACGTAAGTCTGGTCATATCTGTAATGTGGTGGGAATTCTCGGAAAGCATTCGATGTCTATGGCTGCGGCTTATTCTGCTTCTAAGTTTGGTGTTGTTGGTTTTAGCAAGTGTATGGCCGAAGAACTCAAGCGTTTTGGAGTCAAATTCACTCTATTCTACTTTGGTGGAGTAGATTCTTCTTTCTGGGACAATGTAAGTTTAAAAGTAGACCGAAAAAAAATGCTTAGTTGCGAAACTGCTGCTAATGCTATTTTTTATGCCTTATCAGCCGAACCTCAGGCTATACCAATGGAAATTAATATTCAACCGGATAGTCACCTATTTTTCTAA
- the hppD gene encoding 4-hydroxyphenylpyruvate dioxygenase: MLQIDHVHFYVEDAQWWRDWFVKYLGFQAVVSSIFPTLVNRGKSFHTCTEVVKNGNVYFLLSSPLLPTSPVAEFLRHHPPGVADVALLVTDVETVTARASANGAKVLQPVQDAVSIKFAKIAAWGGLTHTLIERQHAKDEDEEKNLLPIPNHQSPNIFTAIDHVVLNVKVGDLQAAVSWYENILDFQSQQSFKIQTNRSALSSQVMISANGGIQLPINEPASPNSQIQEFLNVNRGAGIQHIALRTSSLVSAIARFRTAGLSFLSVPPSYYSQLQERLEVPLSPQELQAIAQQEILVDCQQDAPLGALLLQIFTQPIFSEPTFFFEFIERRSQAQGFGEGNFRALFEAIESEQIKRGFVR; the protein is encoded by the coding sequence ATGCTCCAAATTGATCACGTTCACTTTTATGTAGAAGATGCCCAATGGTGGCGAGATTGGTTTGTCAAGTATCTGGGGTTTCAAGCGGTAGTGAGTTCAATTTTCCCTACTCTTGTTAATCGAGGAAAATCGTTTCATACTTGTACGGAAGTTGTCAAAAATGGCAATGTCTATTTTTTACTGTCTTCACCGTTGTTACCCACCAGCCCAGTAGCTGAGTTTTTGCGTCATCATCCCCCTGGTGTGGCAGATGTGGCTTTGCTGGTGACAGATGTGGAAACGGTGACGGCAAGGGCTTCTGCAAACGGTGCTAAAGTCTTGCAACCTGTTCAAGATGCGGTATCCATTAAATTTGCCAAAATTGCGGCTTGGGGTGGGTTAACTCATACGTTGATTGAAAGACAACACGCAAAAGACGAGGACGAGGAGAAAAATCTTTTACCAATCCCCAATCATCAATCACCCAACATTTTTACGGCTATAGATCATGTAGTTCTAAATGTGAAAGTCGGTGATTTACAAGCTGCGGTAAGTTGGTATGAAAATATTCTCGATTTTCAATCTCAACAAAGCTTTAAAATTCAAACCAATCGTTCCGCTTTGTCTAGTCAGGTGATGATTTCTGCCAACGGTGGCATACAGCTACCGATTAATGAGCCGGCTTCACCTAATTCGCAAATTCAGGAGTTTTTAAATGTGAACAGGGGGGCGGGAATTCAACATATTGCTTTACGTACGTCTAGTCTTGTGAGTGCGATCGCTCGTTTTCGGACTGCTGGTTTATCTTTTCTCTCTGTCCCCCCAAGCTATTACTCACAGCTACAAGAGCGTTTAGAGGTTCCACTCTCACCCCAAGAACTGCAAGCGATCGCACAACAAGAAATCTTGGTAGATTGTCAACAAGATGCTCCTTTAGGGGCTTTACTATTGCAAATTTTCACTCAGCCGATTTTTTCTGAGCCGACTTTTTTCTTTGAGTTTATTGAACGCCGTTCCCAAGCTCAAGGTTTTGGTGAAGGTAACTTTCGTGCTTTATTTGAAGCCATTGAAAGCGAACAAATTAAACGCGGATTTGTCAGGTGA
- a CDS encoding fasciclin domain-containing protein — protein sequence MADIVDIAVSNDSFKTLVAAVQAAGLVETLKSPGPFTVFAPTDDAFAKLPPGTITTLLQNLPQLARILTYHVVPGKLTKADLAKLGTVTSVEGSLIKINCEDGFEVKNATVLAADIAADNGVIHVIDTVILMG from the coding sequence ATGGCGGATATTGTTGATATTGCAGTTAGTAATGATTCGTTTAAAACTTTGGTGGCAGCTGTCCAAGCTGCTGGTTTAGTGGAAACATTAAAAAGTCCTGGTCCATTCACTGTGTTTGCACCGACTGATGATGCTTTTGCTAAGTTACCCCCAGGCACAATTACAACTTTATTACAAAATCTTCCTCAGTTAGCACGGATTTTAACCTATCATGTGGTTCCCGGAAAGCTGACTAAAGCTGATTTAGCAAAATTGGGTACGGTGACTTCTGTGGAAGGGTCTTTGATTAAAATTAATTGTGAAGATGGTTTTGAGGTGAAAAATGCCACAGTTTTAGCAGCCGATATTGCCGCAGATAATGGCGTAATTCACGTTATCGATACGGTAATTTTGATGGGTTAA
- a CDS encoding putative 2-dehydropantoate 2-reductase, translating to MGNRTYAILGTGALGGFYGAKLQKAGNEVHFLLKSDYLEVSQHGLVIESKDGDFTLPQVFAYSDVKKMPSCDVVIVALKTTQNHLLPHILPPVIKDDGVVLVLQNGLGIEEEIAELVGNVRVIGGLCFLCSNKVAPGHIRHLDYGQITLGEYQSNYQPTGITEKMQQIAEDFQNAGISIELAADLLLGRWKKLVWNIPYNGLSVILNARTDELMADIHTRQLVEQLMYEVALGAKSTGRLIPESFIQTMLDYTIKMNPYRTSMKIDFDEHRPLEVEAIFGNPLRKAETAGVNLPQIRSLYQQLKFLDTRIIRNISYGYATQAIGNATRT from the coding sequence ATGGGTAATCGTACATACGCAATTTTGGGAACTGGTGCATTAGGCGGGTTTTATGGCGCTAAACTGCAAAAAGCAGGTAATGAAGTCCACTTTTTGCTTAAAAGCGATTACTTAGAGGTGAGTCAACATGGTTTAGTTATAGAGTCTAAAGACGGTGACTTTACCCTCCCCCAAGTTTTTGCCTACAGTGATGTCAAAAAAATGCCTAGCTGTGATGTCGTCATAGTAGCGCTAAAAACCACACAAAACCACTTGCTACCGCACATATTACCACCAGTAATCAAGGATGATGGAGTGGTGTTGGTATTGCAGAATGGACTAGGTATAGAAGAAGAAATTGCTGAACTGGTGGGAAATGTAAGAGTTATTGGTGGGTTATGTTTTCTGTGTTCCAACAAAGTTGCCCCAGGACATATTCGCCATTTAGACTATGGACAAATTACCTTGGGTGAATATCAATCCAACTATCAGCCCACAGGAATTACCGAAAAAATGCAGCAAATTGCTGAAGATTTTCAAAATGCGGGGATATCAATCGAACTAGCAGCAGATTTACTATTAGGACGTTGGAAAAAACTAGTTTGGAATATTCCCTACAACGGATTATCTGTAATTCTCAACGCCAGAACCGATGAATTAATGGCAGATATTCACACTCGTCAGTTAGTTGAACAGTTGATGTATGAAGTGGCATTAGGGGCGAAAAGTACAGGACGTTTAATTCCTGAAAGCTTCATTCAAACAATGCTTGATTACACTATTAAAATGAACCCCTACCGCACCAGTATGAAAATTGATTTTGATGAACATCGTCCTTTAGAAGTAGAAGCAATTTTTGGCAACCCATTAAGAAAAGCCGAAACGGCTGGTGTAAATTTACCGCAAATTCGCAGTTTATATCAACAACTGAAGTTTTTGGATACGAGAATAATTCGTAATATTTCCTATGGCTACGCCACGCAAGCTATCGGAAACGCTACGCGAACGTAA
- a CDS encoding HAD family hydrolase codes for MLRLITDFDGPIMDVSERYYRVYQLCLDKTKYPDQVVTELSKAEFWQLKRSHTPEKQIALKSGLDPEQAQDFSLLRKQTVHTEPYFEYDSLVSGAEDALSKVQEAGIDLVVMTMRRVRELDYAVNKYNLGRFFPENRRYCLSNDYVKTRDVEDKPLLMAKALAELPPAADTWMVGDTEADITAAKRHGVKVIGVESGIRDRTQLELYQPDLIVNNLRDAVDLILSYY; via the coding sequence ATGCTGAGACTAATTACTGATTTCGACGGACCGATTATGGATGTTTCTGAGCGGTACTATCGTGTTTATCAATTGTGTTTGGATAAAACCAAATATCCTGATCAAGTAGTGACAGAACTTTCTAAAGCCGAATTTTGGCAACTCAAGCGATCGCACACCCCCGAAAAGCAAATAGCCTTAAAATCAGGTTTAGACCCAGAACAAGCACAAGACTTTTCCCTTCTCCGCAAACAAACAGTACATACAGAGCCTTACTTTGAGTATGATAGCCTCGTATCTGGAGCCGAAGATGCCCTCTCCAAAGTTCAAGAAGCTGGAATTGATTTAGTAGTGATGACGATGCGTCGGGTGCGGGAACTGGACTACGCTGTCAATAAGTATAATTTAGGTAGATTTTTTCCAGAAAATCGCCGTTATTGTCTCAGTAACGACTATGTAAAAACCCGCGACGTTGAAGATAAACCTCTACTAATGGCCAAAGCATTGGCGGAACTTCCCCCTGCTGCTGATACTTGGATGGTAGGTGATACAGAAGCCGACATTACCGCTGCGAAAAGACATGGTGTGAAAGTAATAGGTGTAGAAAGTGGAATCCGCGATCGCACTCAATTAGAACTTTACCAACCAGACTTAATTGTTAATAATTTGAGAGATGCTGTAGATTTAATTCTCTCTTATTACTAG
- a CDS encoding dynamin family protein gives MEPDKLARFKEYGEFILRKIDSVPQRPSQQEDWVPTSLDDCLMRLREAAQKTLELATSPVKIGVMGEFSSGKSLLLGSLIGYADALPVSENPTTGNVTAIHIKPQDGFVTTKIDNYTVEYLSHEGVNECLHFMLGEANRRAIAAGLPPLQVSKIKTGKDISKWCEEAWKSSSNLELRYLLRELVLFLRAYQAYGEALCGSHYHIDSTTAHEGLQLTEMPMAIQTLKFDDLPPAHIRLPSAPQRLQTQLLQNSFLLIRRVDIDVKISQEIWDVNGAEEFVLLDFPGLGAANSGARDTFLSLRELAQVQTILVLLNGKSPGSDRANKIFTMMQQQRPGQDLKDLILVGVGRFDQLPLDSEGGERILDFLIEDHPNSQPLQTDVVFQKLKVLQTIIDGAEAFTSQKDRIVLLSPLLGLAELAKRSTTVKAGSEEFIANLDYPDYLERSKRIQQKWGKLSERLLITETRNHLGRQLGYFAQDGGISKLRELIQNHVTTHGLKQLYEDTRRAADIVRQQQEQLKDIIAEIHEQGIPTVDNPALLELRLGIESLDKAYRNFQKDLGKEPLKDRRGVIVSDVIKDELTYRILNWSQWTLLFNKSQNGTITLAESKGAAGKLFDRGNRINNSLPTKSDDLYPEFEKTVKELEDFARERIRQAVIDLLGKLASQVVLERENLQAILNPEIEPVIEEKFGVEAADLFYKLLLGCDPHQWKEAIILEINSQDKAISPEMMFPLARQNEKHNIGQIFDWSPEKNQNLTRSANHQMFVLRLRDEITASASLHLVQYVSEVNQQVNAELQGILDQIIPSLQNLSKKEELLRYIAAGDAPSELAIPTWLQILSGIVEINESDTYEYL, from the coding sequence ATGGAACCAGACAAGCTGGCCCGGTTTAAAGAGTACGGTGAATTTATCCTCAGGAAAATTGACTCAGTACCCCAACGTCCTTCCCAACAAGAAGATTGGGTTCCTACTAGCCTCGATGATTGTTTAATGCGCCTGCGGGAGGCTGCACAGAAAACTCTAGAACTGGCTACCTCACCCGTCAAAATCGGCGTTATGGGTGAATTCAGTAGCGGTAAGAGTTTGCTGCTGGGTAGTCTGATTGGTTATGCTGATGCTTTACCGGTCAGCGAAAATCCCACGACTGGGAACGTTACGGCTATTCATATTAAACCTCAGGATGGCTTTGTTACCACCAAAATAGATAATTACACGGTGGAGTATTTATCTCATGAAGGGGTGAATGAGTGTTTACACTTTATGTTGGGGGAAGCAAACCGCCGGGCGATTGCTGCTGGACTCCCACCATTACAAGTCTCCAAAATCAAAACTGGTAAAGATATTTCTAAATGGTGTGAAGAAGCATGGAAAAGCTCAAGTAATTTAGAATTACGCTATTTGCTGCGAGAATTAGTGTTATTTCTGCGGGCTTATCAAGCTTATGGTGAGGCTTTGTGTGGTAGTCATTATCACATTGATAGTACAACAGCCCATGAGGGATTACAACTGACGGAAATGCCAATGGCTATCCAAACTCTCAAATTTGATGATCTACCGCCAGCGCATATCCGTTTACCAAGTGCGCCCCAAAGACTACAAACGCAATTATTACAAAATAGCTTTCTCCTCATTCGCCGTGTTGATATTGATGTGAAAATATCACAGGAAATTTGGGATGTAAATGGTGCTGAAGAATTTGTGCTGTTAGATTTTCCCGGCTTGGGGGCGGCGAATTCCGGTGCAAGGGATACTTTCTTGTCGCTGCGGGAATTGGCGCAGGTACAGACAATTCTGGTGTTGCTCAATGGTAAATCACCGGGGAGCGATCGCGCTAATAAAATCTTCACGATGATGCAGCAGCAACGACCAGGACAAGATTTAAAAGATTTAATTCTTGTTGGTGTAGGACGTTTTGACCAATTACCCTTAGATAGTGAAGGTGGCGAAAGAATACTTGATTTTTTAATTGAAGATCATCCCAATTCTCAACCATTACAAACAGATGTAGTTTTCCAAAAGCTGAAGGTTTTACAAACTATTATTGATGGGGCGGAAGCTTTTACTAGCCAAAAAGATCGCATCGTTTTATTATCTCCTTTGTTAGGATTAGCTGAACTAGCCAAACGTTCGACAACAGTTAAAGCTGGTTCGGAAGAGTTTATTGCTAACTTAGATTATCCTGATTATCTAGAACGGTCGAAGCGAATACAACAAAAATGGGGTAAATTAAGCGAACGGTTGTTAATAACTGAAACGCGGAATCATCTAGGTAGACAGTTAGGTTATTTTGCCCAAGATGGCGGTATTAGTAAACTGCGAGAATTGATTCAAAATCATGTGACTACACATGGGTTAAAGCAATTATATGAAGATACTCGCAGGGCGGCTGATATAGTGCGTCAGCAACAGGAACAACTCAAAGATATCATTGCAGAAATTCATGAACAAGGTATACCCACAGTTGATAATCCTGCTTTACTTGAATTGCGGTTGGGAATTGAAAGTTTAGATAAAGCTTATAGAAACTTTCAAAAAGATTTGGGTAAAGAACCACTTAAAGATCGGCGAGGAGTTATTGTTAGTGATGTCATTAAAGATGAATTAACTTATCGAATTCTGAATTGGAGTCAGTGGACACTGCTATTTAATAAATCCCAAAATGGGACAATTACTTTAGCAGAATCTAAAGGTGCAGCCGGAAAATTATTTGATAGAGGAAATAGGATTAATAATTCTTTACCTACTAAAAGTGATGACCTTTATCCAGAGTTTGAAAAGACAGTTAAAGAACTAGAAGATTTTGCCCGCGAACGTATTCGTCAAGCGGTGATAGACTTGTTAGGTAAACTCGCCAGTCAAGTAGTTTTAGAACGGGAAAATTTGCAAGCCATTCTCAATCCAGAAATTGAACCAGTTATTGAAGAAAAATTTGGAGTAGAAGCAGCAGACCTATTTTATAAACTTCTCTTAGGATGTGATCCTCATCAATGGAAAGAAGCTATTATCTTAGAGATAAACAGCCAAGATAAAGCTATTTCACCAGAAATGATGTTTCCTTTAGCACGGCAAAATGAGAAACATAATATTGGGCAAATTTTTGATTGGTCGCCTGAGAAAAACCAGAATTTAACTCGTTCTGCTAATCATCAAATGTTTGTTTTGCGTCTACGAGATGAAATTACAGCTAGTGCGAGTCTTCATCTTGTCCAATATGTCAGTGAAGTAAATCAGCAAGTCAATGCAGAATTACAAGGCATTTTAGATCAAATTATTCCCAGTTTACAAAATCTATCTAAAAAGGAAGAATTACTACGATATATTGCGGCGGGAGACGCACCCTCGGAGTTAGCAATTCCCACCTGGTTGCAGATTCTTTCGGGTATTGTAGAAATCAATGAAAGTGATACTTATGAGTATCTTTAA